The DNA region AAGAGCAATTCCAGTCCAAAACCGTGTGAAAGGGGAAGATCGGGATGCATGACTGTTGAATAATGCATGCCAATATTTTTGTACTCAAGCCGCCAACCAGCTGAAACAGTTTGACTGAGATCCCGATAACCCACTGCTAATTGCCAATGCCGTTGGGAGGACGTTAGCAGGGCAACATTGAGTTCCAGTGGCAGGGCGGCCTCTTGTTCCAAAGCGAACAACAACACAACCTGGCCTCCATCATACTCAACTCCAAAATGGAATCTCTGGGGCACAGTTAACCCTTTTCCATGCTGAACGATATGCTGAAGTACCGAACCAATTTGGAGATCCTCAGCTAATTTTAAATTGGTACTGATGGACACAGACATAGCCAGTTGGGTAGCGATATCCGTAATATTCAATTGAAAAAGGTTGAGACTCATCCCCGTTCGAAACTGTTGGCTAAGTGCCCAGGATGTTCCTGTTGTAAGCATCAATTCTGAATATTTGTCATCACCAAAATAGCTCAAACCGCCAATCATTGGCAGCTTTCCGATACGAGTTTGAACGGTCATGGATCCTGCGTGAATATCCAGCCCTGAAAATGGGTTGAAGTATTGGAAACCCGCACGAGGAACCACATCCCTGCTCAAGAGTGCTGGATTTAGCACATGACGATCCGGATGAGGGTCGCCAACAACCCTTATATTGGCTGCTGCAGAAGCCCACCCCACCCCTTGAAATTCGAATGCCGCAAAAAGCGAAACACTTCCTGTGATCGTGCCAAACAGCAAATACCACACAACCAGCAGTTTTTTTAACTGATTCATAAAATTACCCGACTTTTAACTTTGAAGAATGTTTTTAAAGTGTAGGCTATGTTAATGTTGAAGTTGGGGTAACGCAATAGCTTTCATGTTGGATCCAAAAAAATGTCAAGCTCATCTCGGAAGCATGGTTAAACCATAGAGATAGACCCGGATTCAGTTTAGTGTGAAACGCCAGGCAACCGACTCAGTTACTGAATTTAGGTTACTGTACACAACCATAGAACAGGACTAAAATATGATCCACACATTTTCACGTGAGCAGAAGAATAAATTGATATCAAGCATACAACGCTATTTTTCTGTAGAATTAGATCAGGAGTTAGGGAATTTCGAGGCGGAATTTCTGTTGGATTATTTTAGCGAATACCTGGGACCACACTACTACAACCAGGCGATCAAAGATATTCAAAAACACCTGGCTGGACACCTGGATACGCTAAATGAGCGTATTGATGAGTTGGCGCAGCCTTTGCCAAGGTAGTTATACCAATTATAGCACGCAAAAGTGTATTGAAAGAGTATTAACGATAGACCAAGGTCAAGTAAACCTTAGGCAATAGATATTCCCGGTCCTGATCCTTGACCGAGATGAATCTGAAATCTGAATCGAGAGACAAACGATTTCCCAGACGGTAGCGTACTCCCAGCAAGGGACCAGCGCCATGCCATAACTCCGGTTTTCGGGTTTTCAATGTATAGCGGGTTGACCTTTCGTGGGTCAAATAGCCGATCCACCCCTTCCAACCACGATAATCATAGAACAATTTAATAATAAGTTCAAATTGTTCCCGATCACTGCTTACTTGCTGCACAAAAATATCCCAATCCAATTGTCCCTCATCCTCCCAACGGGCAGCCAGTTTGGCACTAAAAGACCAATGACTATCAAAGCTGTATATGAGTCGCTTTTGAAGATCCAGGGATCGATGCACAAAACTGCGGGTGGGTTGGTCAAACTCAACAAAAAGATCATCATAATCATAATCAAAGTAATTGCTACGAATCTGTGCTCTTCCCGTACCCTGCCAGGATTGCCGGCACCACTCAAAACCAGACCATAGTACCAAATTGCGATTCCAGTGATTTTCCGAGCTACGGGTGTTAAACAAATAGATCAGATGAAATAACCCTAATTTTGCTCCGAGATCAAGCTGGTAGAACGGGCTTGGGTGCCATACCAAATTCAACTCAGTATTGAAGCGCCATTCATCCCGGTCATCATCATTGGTTGTGTCAGGTGTATTGTATTCCAGCCGTGAAAGAGTTGATCTCGACGAAAGCGAATCCACCCAGCCAGACACTTGCCAGAGCACTTCTTCTCGAAGTTGATACAGGGACTGAGTGTAATCTACATAATACTTGTTCTGAGAGCTCTCAACCTTGAACGCGGTCAATGTGGAAAACCGGGGGCGTTGTAATTTCACACCGGTCTCATTCACCAGCGAAAAGCGCTTACGTTCCTCACCGGAGAGTTTGATCGTGTTTATGAGATCAACCTTCTCCTGATCGATCTCTGTCAACTGGTCGCTCCAATTGAGTGAGTGGTAAAGTTGCAGGTTCTGGCCTAAATGATAAACAAAATTATTCTGCCATAGTAAACTTTCATTATTGCGAGATTGGGAACTACCCAGGGAATCGGTATAGAATGATTGTCTTCGAGCCTCACGTTGCAGAGAGGTCTTAAAGGTTGATATTTTGCCAAAATGAATCAGATAATCAGCTTGCATGTTGATGGAGTGACTTAAATGTTCGGAGAGTTGGTCCCTAAACCCTGACATGTTTATGGCAGAGCGCTGGGAGCCAAACTGCCAGGCATTTTGCATATCAAGAGCAGTGGTCCAACCCCGGTCAACGATTCCATAACGTTCAATGGAACGTCCTCCCAGAAAAAGGGAGAACCTGTCATCCCTTTTTACCCCTCCCAGTAACGCCCAATTATTAATAGTCGAAGCCAACCCGGTTCGGTGATCCTGATACTGATTACTCTCCAGACGCAGACTTTTTCTGCGATCTGCTCCCCAGGACCAATCACTGCGCAGTCGGTGTTCTATTGAAAACTGTTCTCCCTGTGTAATGCTATTTTTGTAGGCAAATACCTTGTATCGAATGACATCGGAAATAAGCAGAGTACTACGATCCAGACCAATTTTGTAGTTGAGTTGCAGGTCATTATTGGTTGAGAGATTATCCTGTCTGAAAACGTAGGCCAGGGAATCCTGATCTGACCCCTGGACAAATTGGGGAGTGGTCAGCAGGAAAACGAACACTATCAGAATATTCAAAACAGGTGCAAGCAGAGATCGTTCACCAGATCTTTGGTTTACCAGGTTTGATATTTTCGGTGCGTTTTGAGTGGTTACCAGTGCGGAACTGTTTCCCAACATATCTTTTTGACAAACCCTGGACAGGAAGCGATCATATTGCCCTCGCAAAGCCATTTCATTCTTCTTGTGAAAACTGAAAAGTCTTCAAGCAGACCCATATTTTCATACTACTGTCCCCGACCAGCCGGTTTGGATTCGATAACCACATGGAAAACTTTTTCACCTGGTTTGGCCATGCGAAAACGTTCCCGGGCAATACGCTCGAGGTAATCCGGATCATTCAGTAAGCGGTCATGTTCACTCTCTAATTCTGCTTTTTCAATTTCCAAACGCGTAATATGAGATTCCATGTCCTTGATCTCTTGTTTGAGCTGCATCAAGCTATATATACCTTCATCGTGCAGGACAAACAATTGAATGAGGATCAATAAAATGATCGTCGCAGAAATCCAGGCAAGCTTGTTTTCAAAGATGCCACCAAAGTGTTTAGTTTTGCGAGTCTTAGCTCGGCGTGACCGTTTTTTGGTCATGTTTTTCCTATTTGGGGTTGAGTGCCTTAAAGCCTTTGAAAGTAGCCAGGTCACCCAATTCTTCTTCGATTCGCAGTAACTGGTTGTATTTAGCGATCCTATCGCTCCGTGAAGCTGAACCAGTCTTGATCTGCCCGGCACCAGTGGCTACCGCCAGATCTGCGATAGTCGTATCTTCGGTTTCGCCAGAGCGGTGCGAAATAACACAGGTCATGTTATGCTCGTGAGCCAGCTTGATCGTATCCAGGGTCTCGGTCAGGGTCCCGATCTGATTCAATTTGATGAGGATACTGTTCATGGCATTCATATCGATAGCTTTCTGAAGTCTGATCGGATTGGTCACTGTGAGATCATCACCTACTAATTGAATCTTGTCACCCAGCTTGGCATACAGTTTCTGCCAGCCTTTCCAATCATTTTCATCCATGCCGTCTTCAATAGATACGATGGGATATTTGGCCACCCAATCAGCATAAAAATCAACAATTTCATCTGCATTCAGCGTACGGCCTTCTCCGGCCAGAGAATACAGACCAGTCTTGGAATCGTAGATCTCACTGGAGGCCACATCCAGAGCAATGAACAGGTCTTTGCCCGCCTTATACCCTGTTTTCTCGATGGCTTCCAGAATGACTTCCACCGCTTCTTCATTGGATCGTAGATTGGGAGCAAAACCACCTTCATCACCAACAGATGTATTCATGCCCTTTGACTTGAGCACTGCCTTCAATTGATGGAAAGTCTCAGCGCCCATCTGCAGTGCTTGTGCAAAAGTTTTAGCGCCTAGAGGGAAAACCATAAATTCCTGAAAGTCCACATTATTGTCTGCGTGTTCTCCCCCATTGAGGATATTCATCATGGGTGCCGGCAAAAGGGTGGCATCTTCACCGCCCAGATACTCGTAGAGGGTCAGGTCAAAATCCATGGCAGCTGCTTTGGCTGTAGCCAGGGAAACACCCAGGATGGCGTTAGCGCCCAGCTTTGATTTGTTCTCTGTACCATCAGTTGCGATCATCTTTTCATCAACTGCCCGCTGTTCCACAGCTTCCATACCGATAACAGCTCCGGCTAAAATATCATTCACATTTGCTACCGCTTTGGTGACACCTCTACCAAGGTATTTGGATTGATCTCCATCCCGCATCTCCATAGCTTCATGTTCACCCGTGGAAGCTCCTGATGGCACAGCCGCTCGACCAAAAGCACCACTTTCCAGGTATACATCGACTTCAACTGTGGGGTTGCCGCGGGAATCCATGATCTGACGACTAAAAACATCAACGATTTTTGACATACATACTCCGTTCAAATTGTTTTTCTATTATAAATTTCTTAATGACGATTTCAATATTCATGAGCAAGCAATCTAAACTGAAAGATGCGGGTCTGAAAGAGAGAGGTCAGACTGAAGAGGTTTATGTTTTGAAGGTTAAAGGCGACTTGATCGGGCTCCCATCATATAAAAATTTGCCACCACTTACAATTTTCATCCAACCTCTTGCCGACACAATTGTAAGCCTCGGATTCATTTATAATTAATAATTTTACAATTTTCAATTAGCAGATCCTTGTCCTATTATTCAGGCATGTTAAATACGCGAATTACACAATTGGTTCTGACCATGTTGGGTATCGTCTTTATCGGTACTATCGGTTATGAGTTGATCGAGAAAGTGGGCTGGTTCGAAGCTTTTTATATGACTGCCATCACCTTGGCAACCGTTGGCTTTGGAGAGATCTGGCCGATGTCAGATCTGGGACGTCTGTGGACCATCATTATCATGTTTTCCGGGATTGGTGTCTTCTTCCTGATCGCCGGCAACATCGCCCAGCAAGCCGTTGACCTTAAACGCTACAGGAGATTTCGCATGGCGAAACGAGTCAAGAGATTAAAAGATCATTTTATACTTTGCGGGTTTGGTCGAATGGGTCAATCCATTGCCAAGGAACTCAGTAATGCCGGTGAAAAGTTTGTAGTTATCGAGAAGGAAGTGGATGAAGAAACAGTGGTACTCCACCCTAAACTTATCTTTATTGAGGGAGATGCAACTCAGGATGAGATACTGCTCAAGGCCGGGGTTGAGCGAGCCAAAACTCTCATTGGCGTGCTAAAGGATGATCAGGACAATCTATTCCTAACCCTTTCGGCCAGAAGTCTAAAAAACGACCTATTCATTTTAACACGGGCAACTGTTCCCGAATCCATCCCCAAAATGAAGCGGGCTGGTGCTGACAAGGTGATCAATCCCTATGAGGCTGCCGGCACCAAATTAGCCAGACAAGCCATGGCACCTGGTGTAGTGGACTTTATCGAGCTGATCCTGAATCGGGGTAATCTGGATTTGGCTCTGGAGACGATAACCATTATGTCCGATTCCCAGGCTGAGGGTAAGTCAATCATTGATCTGGAGATCAGAAAGAATTTCAATATCATCATCACTGCCATTGAACAAATAACCGGTGAAGCTAATTTCAATCCTGATCCTCATTACAAATTTTTAGCTAACGACAAGCTGATCGCGCTGGGTACGGTGGAAAATCTGATGCGGTTTGAGAAGCTGTGTGAGACAGTAGAAACATGATCAGAGTTTCAAGCCTATTGCTTCCGCTCCTGCTTGCAATTTTTAGCGCCTGTTCTCAGGAAGAGCAGGTCACAGATAACCGGAAAGTGATCATTGCAACTATTGATAACCAGGGGATCACTGAAACCAGTTTTCAACGCACTTATCTCCCGATTTTACTGTATGGTGATAAATTTGATAGCGAGGAGACCAGGGATGAGGTCCTCAATTATCTGATCGGTCAAAGGTTGTTGGCTCAGGTAGCTCGAACTGCCCAACTAGATACCAGCCTCCATATCCAACGCATGCATGATCGAATCCAGCAACAAGCCATGTCTCGCCAACTTTACCAAAAATGGGTCAGGGATAAGCTTGAATACCCCACTGAACAGGATCTGAGAACGGGGTTTGCACGCGGACAGAAAGCCATTTTCACCCGACATCTGTTTGCTGATTCAGAATCAGAGATACGTGACTATGCCCTGCGCCTGAAGAATGGATCAGAGACATTTTACACCTTGGCCCAGGATGTTTTCAGCGATACCCTGCTTTCCCGCAGTGGCGGAGCATTGGGCTGGATCACCTTTGGTGATTTGGACGAGACCCTGGAAGATACGGTATACAATTTACAGCCAGGACGGATCTCAGAACCGGTTAGAAGTCAATATGGTTGGCATATTCTCGCCATAGACGATACCCAGGAAGAATTATTTATCACAGAGGATGATTTTCAGAAAAATCGGGATCTGATCCAAAAAAAGATCATTGAGAGACGAGAAAATGTTCTGGGAAAACAGGTTATCAATGACTTCATGCAACAATTTAAGATCGAGTTCAACCGGGAGATCACTATGCAGGTCTGGCCATTGGTTAAAGAACGGTTAGAATCAACTGATCTAAGCTCTCTGAATACTACAGAATCTAATGGAACAGGTCCCAGCCTGGAATCATTGCATTCAGAAACCCTGCTCAGCGTAAATGGTGAAGATTGGAGTGTCCTTGAAATTCTCGATCGCTTGCCTGAGCTCAATCGTGCTGTACTTCAGGGAAATCTATATGTGGCTGCTTCCAATCTGATCCGTAATGAAATGTTAGGCCGGGAAGCTAAACGTCTCGATCTGGATCGCCACCCGGCTGTTCTGGAAGAGGTTGGAGACCATCAGGACCAGCTACTGGCAGACACCTATGTCAATTTGATAGCAGATACGCTGGTGTTTACTGAATCTGACCTGAGAACTTACTACAAGACCCATCAATTAGATCGTTATCATGCTCCTGACAGTCTATTGGTCGACCTGTTCGTCTTTTCAGACAGCACCACCGCACTCAAAGCGCTTTATCAATTGCGTAATGGCATTATCACAACCAATCCCAGTGATGATCAGAGGTGGGTAACCGCAGCTGATCAGGATACTCCACTTTATCAATTGGCAAAGCGTATCTCCACTGGTACCATGGGTGGACCGGTGCTCTTTCAGCAAAATTGGACGCTGGTGAAACTGTTAAAGCGACATCGGTTCCCTTTGGATTATGCAAAGGTTGAAAAGCGTATGCGTGAAGACATGGAAAATGAGCGTTTTAGCAGTACCCGTACTATCCTGCTGGCTGAGATTCGACCCAAGCATCAGATAGAAATCAATGTTGAATTGTTAAATCGTTAATAAATACCAATATCTCTTGGTTATATAATTGCTTAGAAGGAAAGAAATATGGCTTTAACCTGTGGAATTGTGGGGCTGCCCAACGTTGGCAAATCAACAGTCTTCAATGCGCTGACCGCTTCAGATATCCCGGCAGAGAATTACCCGTTTTGCACCATTGACCCCAACATGGGAATAGTCCCGGTTCCAGACCACAAGCTCAAGGCTCTGGCCAAGATCTATGAACCGGAGAAAATCACTCCGGCAGTTATGGAATTTGTAGATATCGCGGGCCTGGTGCGAGGTGCCAGCAAAGGTGAGGGTCTGGGAAATCAATTTTTAGGGCACATTCGTGAGGTCACCGCCCTGGTGCACGTGGTACGTTGTTTTGAGGATGAAAATGTCACTCATGTTGAAGGTTCGATTGATCCGATCCGTGATGTGGAAACCATCGAGAGTGAACTGATCATCAAAGATTTGGATTCAGTGGAAAAGCAACTGCACAGAGTTACCAAAATAGCGCGTTCCGGGGATAAAAATGCGAAAGCTGATGAAAGCCTCCTGAGCCGCATTCACTTGCATCTGGATGAGATCAACCCGGTGCGCAGTATGCAGTTTGATGAGGAAGAATTGAAGCGGGTGAAAGGTTATTTCCTGCTGACCATGAAACCCATTCTATATGTTGCGAATGTTGATGAAGATGAGATCCTGGCTGAGACTCGCAGCGACCTGACTCAGCGTCTCTTTGACTATGCTGAAAAAACTGGCGCTGGAGCATTAAGACTATGCGGCAAACTGGAACAAGAGATCGCCTTGCTGGATGAAGATGAAAAATTTGAGTTCTGTGAAGAGTACGGTCTACCAGAGCCGGGTTTGAATAAACTGATCCACCGAGCCTATGATCTATTGCACCTGCAGTCCTTTTATACGGCTGGACCAAAAGAAGTGCGAGCCTGGACCATTCACAAGGGGTCCACAGCCCCAAAAGCGGCTGCGGAGATCCACACTGATTTTGAGAAAGGTTTTATCAAAGCGGCCATCTTCAAATTTGACGATCTGATGATCCACGGCTCTGAAAAAGCCCTGAAAGAAAAGGGGCTGATCACACTACAGGGTAAGGAGTATATCGTTCAGGAAGATGACTGCATCTATTTTCATTTCAATGTGTAGGCATCATCTGTGGCTATTATTTCTCCACCAAACAATTAGCCGTCAACGCCTAAAATGATATGGTGAAACTCCACTATAGAAAATATGGTTCAGGTCCACCCCTCATCATTCTCCACGGCCTATTTGGGTCTTCTGATAATTGGCACACTTTAGCCAAACGTTGGGGGACTTCATTTACGGTCTATGCGCTTGACCAACGCAATCACGGTAGCTCCCCTCATGAATCGGCCATGGATTATACTGAGATGGCTCAGGATCTGGATCAATTCATTGAACAACAACGACTGGGAATGGTCTATATCGTTGGCCACTCCATGGGTGGTAAGGTGGCGCTTCTGCAGGCCTCTCTCCATCCTGATAAAGTTGCTGGATTAGTTATCCTGGATATTGGCGTAGGCCGGGTAGCTGGACAACACCTGGCCATCTTGGGGGCACTTAAAACCATGGATCCTGGGGACTATTCGTCGCGGCAGGAAATTCAAGAGGCGCTTGAAACATTTATCAAGATCGCCCCTATTCGTCAATTTCTTCTGAAAAATATCATGCGTCGGGTTGATGACAGCTTCGCCTGGAAATTCAATCACAGCGCCCTGATTGAGCACTATGAAGATCTAATTGCTGCTCTGGATCTGCAGGATCTGTTTATGGGTCCAGTTCTTTTTCTACGCGGAGCTGACTCAAGTTATCTTGACCCGGACCTCACCCCGGATATTTTGCAGTATTTTCCATTGGCTCAACTCGCTACGATTGAACACGCCGGTCATTGGCTCCATGCTGAGCAGCCGGATCAGGTATTTTCTTCCGTGCAAGATTTCTTTATTGGAGGTCCTTTTTCATGAAACCTGTTATCTTTACACCCATTGGAATTATTCACTCAGAGCATAAGACCAAGGTTGGCACTCCGATCCAGCCCAGCCGCTTAAAACGGTCAGAAGGCAAGGTGGAGATCTTTCCCGCGTTCAAAAATGGATTGAAAGATTTAGCCGGTTTTTCCAAAATCTGGTTGATCTACCACTTTCACGCCATGGAGGGCTTCAAGCTTGAGGTGACCCCCTATCTGGATGACCAGACTCGTGGAGTATTTGCTACCCGGGCTCCTTCCCGACCGAATCCCATCGGACTCTCCCTGGTGGATTTGGTCTCCATCGAGGATGAAACCTTAAAGGTCAGTGGACTTGATATTCTAGATGGCACGCCCCTCTTGGATATTAAGCCATTTATCCCGGATGTGGATCATGCTGAAGGGTTGAAAGTCGGCTGGCTGGAAGGTAAAACTCACCATTTTAGGAGCCATCGGGCTGATAAGCGGTTTTAATAGTCGAAAGTTGAAAGCTTGCCAGAGCATAGCCAATAGGCGAAGCCTGGTTGAAAGCTTGCCAGGGCGTAGCCGATAGGCGAAGCCTGGTAGAAAGCT from Candidatus Neomarinimicrobiota bacterium includes:
- a CDS encoding DUF2164 domain-containing protein produces the protein MIHTFSREQKNKLISSIQRYFSVELDQELGNFEAEFLLDYFSEYLGPHYYNQAIKDIQKHLAGHLDTLNERIDELAQPLPR
- a CDS encoding septum formation initiator family protein, whose product is MTKKRSRRAKTRKTKHFGGIFENKLAWISATIILLILIQLFVLHDEGIYSLMQLKQEIKDMESHITRLEIEKAELESEHDRLLNDPDYLERIARERFRMAKPGEKVFHVVIESKPAGRGQ
- the eno gene encoding phosphopyruvate hydratase, with protein sequence MSKIVDVFSRQIMDSRGNPTVEVDVYLESGAFGRAAVPSGASTGEHEAMEMRDGDQSKYLGRGVTKAVANVNDILAGAVIGMEAVEQRAVDEKMIATDGTENKSKLGANAILGVSLATAKAAAMDFDLTLYEYLGGEDATLLPAPMMNILNGGEHADNNVDFQEFMVFPLGAKTFAQALQMGAETFHQLKAVLKSKGMNTSVGDEGGFAPNLRSNEEAVEVILEAIEKTGYKAGKDLFIALDVASSEIYDSKTGLYSLAGEGRTLNADEIVDFYADWVAKYPIVSIEDGMDENDWKGWQKLYAKLGDKIQLVGDDLTVTNPIRLQKAIDMNAMNSILIKLNQIGTLTETLDTIKLAHEHNMTCVISHRSGETEDTTIADLAVATGAGQIKTGSASRSDRIAKYNQLLRIEEELGDLATFKGFKALNPK
- a CDS encoding potassium channel protein, whose product is MLNTRITQLVLTMLGIVFIGTIGYELIEKVGWFEAFYMTAITLATVGFGEIWPMSDLGRLWTIIIMFSGIGVFFLIAGNIAQQAVDLKRYRRFRMAKRVKRLKDHFILCGFGRMGQSIAKELSNAGEKFVVIEKEVDEETVVLHPKLIFIEGDATQDEILLKAGVERAKTLIGVLKDDQDNLFLTLSARSLKNDLFILTRATVPESIPKMKRAGADKVINPYEAAGTKLARQAMAPGVVDFIELILNRGNLDLALETITIMSDSQAEGKSIIDLEIRKNFNIIITAIEQITGEANFNPDPHYKFLANDKLIALGTVENLMRFEKLCETVET
- a CDS encoding peptidylprolyl isomerase — encoded protein: MIRVSSLLLPLLLAIFSACSQEEQVTDNRKVIIATIDNQGITETSFQRTYLPILLYGDKFDSEETRDEVLNYLIGQRLLAQVARTAQLDTSLHIQRMHDRIQQQAMSRQLYQKWVRDKLEYPTEQDLRTGFARGQKAIFTRHLFADSESEIRDYALRLKNGSETFYTLAQDVFSDTLLSRSGGALGWITFGDLDETLEDTVYNLQPGRISEPVRSQYGWHILAIDDTQEELFITEDDFQKNRDLIQKKIIERRENVLGKQVINDFMQQFKIEFNREITMQVWPLVKERLESTDLSSLNTTESNGTGPSLESLHSETLLSVNGEDWSVLEILDRLPELNRAVLQGNLYVAASNLIRNEMLGREAKRLDLDRHPAVLEEVGDHQDQLLADTYVNLIADTLVFTESDLRTYYKTHQLDRYHAPDSLLVDLFVFSDSTTALKALYQLRNGIITTNPSDDQRWVTAADQDTPLYQLAKRISTGTMGGPVLFQQNWTLVKLLKRHRFPLDYAKVEKRMREDMENERFSSTRTILLAEIRPKHQIEINVELLNR
- the ychF gene encoding redox-regulated ATPase YchF yields the protein MALTCGIVGLPNVGKSTVFNALTASDIPAENYPFCTIDPNMGIVPVPDHKLKALAKIYEPEKITPAVMEFVDIAGLVRGASKGEGLGNQFLGHIREVTALVHVVRCFEDENVTHVEGSIDPIRDVETIESELIIKDLDSVEKQLHRVTKIARSGDKNAKADESLLSRIHLHLDEINPVRSMQFDEEELKRVKGYFLLTMKPILYVANVDEDEILAETRSDLTQRLFDYAEKTGAGALRLCGKLEQEIALLDEDEKFEFCEEYGLPEPGLNKLIHRAYDLLHLQSFYTAGPKEVRAWTIHKGSTAPKAAAEIHTDFEKGFIKAAIFKFDDLMIHGSEKALKEKGLITLQGKEYIVQEDDCIYFHFNV
- a CDS encoding alpha/beta fold hydrolase: MVKLHYRKYGSGPPLIILHGLFGSSDNWHTLAKRWGTSFTVYALDQRNHGSSPHESAMDYTEMAQDLDQFIEQQRLGMVYIVGHSMGGKVALLQASLHPDKVAGLVILDIGVGRVAGQHLAILGALKTMDPGDYSSRQEIQEALETFIKIAPIRQFLLKNIMRRVDDSFAWKFNHSALIEHYEDLIAALDLQDLFMGPVLFLRGADSSYLDPDLTPDILQYFPLAQLATIEHAGHWLHAEQPDQVFSSVQDFFIGGPFS
- the tsaA gene encoding tRNA (N6-threonylcarbamoyladenosine(37)-N6)-methyltransferase TrmO, whose product is MKPVIFTPIGIIHSEHKTKVGTPIQPSRLKRSEGKVEIFPAFKNGLKDLAGFSKIWLIYHFHAMEGFKLEVTPYLDDQTRGVFATRAPSRPNPIGLSLVDLVSIEDETLKVSGLDILDGTPLLDIKPFIPDVDHAEGLKVGWLEGKTHHFRSHRADKRF